From a single Nicotiana tomentosiformis chromosome 2, ASM39032v3, whole genome shotgun sequence genomic region:
- the LOC104091480 gene encoding large ribosomal subunit protein uL11-like has translation MPPKFDPSQVVEVFVRVTGGEVGAASSLAPKIGPLGLSPKKIGEDIAKETAKDWKGLRVTVKLTVQNRQAKVSVVPSAAALVIKALKEPERDRKKTKNIKHNGNISLDDVIEIAKVMKPRSMAKDLTGTVKEILGTCVSVGCTVDGKDPKDLQQEIDDGDVEIPLD, from the coding sequence ATGCCGCCAAAGTTCGATCCTTCACAGGTTGTCGAAGTCTTCGTCCGCGTCACCGGCGGCGAAGTCGGTGCGGCGAGTTCACTCGCTCCAAAAATCGGTCCACTCGGTCTCTCCCCCAAGAAAATCGGAGAAGACATCGCTAAGGAAACCGCCAAGGATTGGAAGGGCCTTAGAGTGACCGTCAAGCTCACAGTCCAAAACCGTCAGGCCAAAGTCTCCGTCGTACCTTCCGCGGCGGCGCTCGTAATCAAAGCTTTAAAGGAGCCGGAGAGAGATCGCAAAAAGACGAAGAACATCAAGCACAACGGGAATATTTCGCTGGATGATGTGATTGAGATTGCGAAAGTGATGAAGCCGAGATCTATGGCGAAGGATTTGACAGGTACTGTGAAGGAGATTTTGGGAACGTGTGTGTCCGTTGGATGTACTGTTGATGGAAAGGATCCTAAGGATTTGCAACAGGAGATTGATGATGGTGATGTTGAGATTCCTCTGGATTGA